The region GGCCCCCACTGTCTTCATTCCTGGGGTTCACACACTTGCAGCCTCTCAGATGGGGAAACACATTCCTCCCATGTGCATTTGCCCACATTCAGAAAATGGTCCACATGTCAGCCCTGTCGGCACCAACATCCACTTTGTCCAAACCCACACATAACTGGTGGTCACACACATTACCTCGTTCACACACTCAACAAACATTCCTTGAGCACCTATTGTGTGCCAGGAGATGGGGACACAGCTGTGACCAACACAGACAAAACCCCTGCCCTCACAGAGCAGATTGGAAAAAAACACAGTAGATAGGTCTTAGAGTGATAAGTCTTAGGAGAAAAAATATGGAAggatgtgagagacctgggctaGGGGCACTTTAAATAAAGGAGTCAGAATTCGCTTTCattgccaggggcctgggttctattccctggtcagggaactaagatcccacaagcatgtggcgaggcaaaaaaaaaaataaatgaataaataagtagagGAGTCAGACCTCACTGAGAAAATGACACTTGAGTACAGACCTGAAGGAAGAGAgataaagggaagagagaaatgtgGAACCTAACTTGATATGCCCAGGGAATAGCAGGGAGGCCTGTGAGGCTGGAACGGAATGAAAGGGGGAGAGCCGGAGGCAGCGAGGACAAGGAGGTGATGGAGGCACAGTGTGCAGGGACCAGAGGAGGATCTGGAGTTTTACTCCAACTTCCGTGGGAGCAGTGGGAGGGTTCTGAGCTGCAGAAAGGCATATTCACAACGGTATTCAAACACCAAGCACTAACTCTCCAGAGCAGAGCAGGGTCCTCTCCTAGCCCCCAACCCTGGAAGACATCAGGCCCTACATAATAGGGATGGACCAAACCCCTTGGAGGctttcccaggtaaagaatctgactgctaacgcaggagacgcgggttctatCCCAggtctgcaagatcccctggggtaggaaatggcaacccacgccagtattcttgcctgggaaatcccacggacagaggagcctggcgggctacagtccatggggtcgcaaaatagtTGGACAgcactgaacatgcacacacacaaacccctTGGAACTAGAGTGTGTGTAACATCTGCTGCCTTTTGGGATCTCAGCCTGTGGTAAAGGGGAGGCCTGGGGAGTCCCCCAGCCAAACCCAGGCCCAGGTTTCCCAACAGACAGATTCAGCCTCCACCTACCCTCCCACCCTCCTGCGCTCTCACCTCTCACGACCAAGACCCTGAGTTCCACAAGGCCCACAGCAGACACAAGAAGTCCGAGAAGGAGCCGAGTGTCCAGCAggacctctggagaaggggagaggCTAGTGGGAGAGCAAGGAGGAAGGAGGCGTGGTAACCACCCCCAGCCACCCAGAGCCTGAAACTAGAGCTGTGAAATGCTAAGCCGAGGAGCTGCAACTGTAAATATTTAGCATTTCCCACGTGAGGACAGAGGGGGAATTGCCAGACCCTCCTGCTCAGGCCACCAGAGCCTGATAACACAGTTCAGTGCCCTGAACGTTCCCCCAACAGCAGAGCTCAGAGCGTGGGAGGCTGCAGGCCCAGGAGGCTGGGGCAGATCACAGCCtcagacatagacacacagacacacatcacaGAGAACCACAACGGCGAATATTAGCAGCACCTGCTGCCTGGCTGGGGTGACTCTAAACGGGACATtttgtatctcatttaatcttggcCACCTGAGCTGGTTTCTGTAAGGAGCCACATTTTACAGCAGagaactgagcctcagagagggtgagcaactggcctgTGGCTCACAGCCTAAGAAAAGATCAGCAGTGGGATTCAGCCCAGGTAACATGGCTTCAGAACTCACACACATGACCATGACAGCCACATACTCCTGTGTAACAGTGCAGCACAAAGACATACAGATACCCCAAATAGACATGCAAACCATTGCACAAAGCAGCAAAGATCGatggaatctgtgtgtgtgtgtgtgtgtgtccatggatTTGCCTGGCACACCCAATTATAAAGACACAACtggagggaattccctagtggcccagtggtaggATTCTGTTCTTTCACTGCCGGgggccaggttccatccctgatcagggaactaggatcccacaagccttgtggtgtggcaaaaaaagaaaaaaagacagctgGAAACAGCACAGATTTGGGCAGTGACTTTTCAAAGCGTggtcacatacacacatacatcacGACAAAGGAAAATATCCCGTGGGCTGAGTGTGTCCATATCTGTGCATCAGGTACATGCACACCCAAGTACACTCAGTCACACACCGGCAAGGGCAGAGACACAAACCAACTGGAAAGTGCAGAAACAAGCCCCTGATACCCGCCTGCCACCCACTGCAAGTTTCCATTTATCTCCCACACACTCTCACATCCTCACACAGGTCAAGTCCTGCAAGGACGAAAACAGGCAGCAGTAACCACACACTCATCTCTCAGAGGTACAAAGCGACTCACGTAGAGCCCCCACCGGACCAGGGTCTCCTTGTAAGACGGCCTCCCCGACCAGCAGACACACTTTCCCAGTTGCTACTGTCCTGAGCTCGTAACCCGAGTGGCCTCCCgggctgaaggaggaaatggtcgTCCCAGATATGAGAGATGctgccaggctgggctctgggCCTGGGCTGGGGCCCCTCCGCCCCCCACTGGTAGTCTCCTCCGGCTCCCCCTTTTGGCCGCAGAGAAAGAAACCTCAGAAGTCAAGGAGAGGGGCTAGTGGAAGAGAGTgtccaggagacagaggagagacGTAGGGAAGACGGGGAGAAAGGTGGGCGATGAAGAGAGAGATGAGAAGAGAGAAATGGGAATaggggcagagagaggagaaagacgGAAACTTATAGATGATGAAGGAGACAATTGATGGCAGGAGCaaggctggggagagggaggcagacagggagaagacagagatggggagggggacacagaagtggggagaggagaaaaaattGGAGTGGGGAGACAGGAGAGGGGAAGCAAATGGTGAGAAGACAAATGGGGGAGGGGActaaagtggggaggggagacaggGGAAGGAAACAGATGGAACAGGGAGAGAGAAGTTGGGGGAAATCTCTTCCCCCACCCGAAGGTTCTGGGGAAGAAGCCAGAGGCCTGAGGCCAAGACTGGGGCTTTGAGCGGAAACTGGGAGGGGGGGAATTATTGACCAAGCGCCCGCCTTGCCCTGAATTTCCAGAAGATGATGTGGAGTTTCCATCCCCCAGCCAGTCCACAGACAGGGCCTCTGCGAGGGACAGCTGATCCTCAGGAGCTGGGGGCCAAGTCGAGTAATTGCCAAGGCACTACCCCCTTCTCAGGCTCCCAAGTGCCTGGCGCCAGGGTGCCAAGTATTGTGTACACATCATCTCTCTTAATTCGCGAGTCAGAGAGGAAATGATGATCATTGAGGATATTTTATGAGCCTCAGAGTGGAGAACTTGGCTCTCAAAATCGCATAGCTGGTGGAATTGGCCGAGGCGGGATTCGAACCAGAGGATCATTTCGAACCATGGCCCCGCCCTGGTTTCCGTAGAAACAGGCCCTTGGTGTTTCCATAGCAACCCCTCCGAGGACGTTTTCCCGCCACCTGGTGCGCATGCACTGTTGGTGACGTCATCGAGGCGCCTCACATAGTCGCCTCGCCGGAGCCGGAAGTGAGCGGAGCGGCGCCGGAAGCAGCCGGCAGACGAGGCCTCGTGGAAAGGACGGCGGCATGGGACAGTCGGGAAGGGTGAGTCGCAGCGGCCAGGAAAGCGGGCAGCGCGGGCGGGGTTCCGCCAGCGGTAGCGGGGCTCACCTCTTGCTTCTCGTCCCCGCAGTCCCGGCACCAGAAGCGCGCGCGCGCCCAGGCCCATCTCCGGAACCTCGAAGCCTATGCCGCGCAGCCGCACTCGTTCGTGTTCGCTCGGGGCCGCGTGGGTCGCAGCGTCCAGCAGCTCAGTATGGACTTGAGGCGGGTCATGGAGCCGCTCACCGCCACCCGCCTGCAGGTCTGCATCACCCAGCCCACCGCCACCCGCCCTGGGCCTCGTCTTCTCAGCTGCGAGGGTGGCTTCATCCTCGAAACCGCTGGAGGCCTCAGTTTACTAGGCTGGAGAAGGGGAACCTTATGGGGACCATCGTGCCTGCCTCTCAAGGATTTGAGGGGCAGCAGCGAGGGCGAGCAGATGAACGCACCCAGCCTGGAGCTTGGCTGAATGCCTAAGGTTGATGGTTAAGAGGGGACTCGAGTTAGCAAAGCTGGCTTCTCTCAAAGGCCCGagccaagttacttaacctcgCTGAGCCTCAGATGGGCCCTCTGAAAAATGTGGTGATGCAGTGTCAAGAGACAGAAGTTTCAGTTAAAGTCTGATTGGCTCTAGAAGCCAAGAGCATTCCATTCCCCTCTCCCCCTAGTTCTCTAAAGGGTTAAGTGCAAGAAATGGCATAACAGGTTAGGCTTAAAGGCTTTGCTTAATAAGAGGTTATCTGTGatcatccatttttctttttatcgtTTCCAGATAAGGAAGAAAAACTCTCTGAAAGATTGTGTAGCAGTGGCTGGGCCCCTTGGGGTCACACACTTCCTGATCGTGAGCAAAACAGAGACCAACGTCTACTTTGTGAGTGGGTGCTCTCACCCCCTCACTCCCCACACCCTCCTCCGCCACCAGCTCTCATGATGACCCTTGTGCCTCTGAGCTGCCATGATTCTGGCTTCAAAGTAAACGCTCTGAAGAGATGGGCGGTGATCTCCATTTCCCACCCCCGCCCAACCCCGCTCCTGAATTAGACACCTCAACCCTCACAGATCTTTTCTTCTGCAGAAACTGATGCGTCTCCCAGGAGGCCCTACCCTGACCTTCCGGATCAACAAGGTAAGGACTCAGAGTGAcatggggctcagctggtaaagaatcggcctgcaaacccaggaaacctgggtttgatcccggggttgggaagattctcctggagaagggaacccgctgcaatattttggcctggagaattccatggactatgtctatggggttgcagagtcagacacgactgagcgactttcacaacaGCACAAGAGGTGACATGAGGCCTCCGAGGGGCAGGAGCTGGGTTTGGGGATTGCACCAGCTGCATGTGCTGGACAGGTGGTCACCCATTCCTCACCCTGCCCTGCAGTATACGTTGGTGCGTGATGTGGTCTCCTCGCTACGCCGGCACCGCATGCATGAGCAGCAGTTTGCCCACCCACCCCTCCTGGTGCTCAACAGCTTTGGCCCCCATGGCATGCACGTGAAGCTCATGGCCACCATGTTCCAGAACCTGTTCCCCTCCATCAACGTGCATAAGGTGAGCCAGGCCATGTGTGATGAAAGTGAGTGTAGGTGAAGCAGGCAGCAAGGACCACACTCAGCCTGTCTTCACCTCCCAGCCCTAAGGCTGAGAATTCTGGATCCTGAGTTCTAAACCCATTCATGCTCTCCCATCTGGCAGATGGGAAATAATGTCCATGGTATTTCATTTCCTAAGGGTGCATTCATTGAATGCTGATCTAAGCTAAGTAGTAtgttccattttacagagaggGAAACTGAGACTGACAGAGGTGAAGATACTAGTCTCAGGTTAGATATGAAGGACAAGAAGGTAGGACGGAATTCTTTAAAtctgtctggctccagagccccagCTCCTGATCCCTGGCATCAGGGAGTCCAGTGTGGGTAACCTCAATGGGCCTCGCAAGCTGGATTTCTAGCCCCAGGTAGCCCATGGACACCAGTTGCAGCCCCATCCGTCCCTGCAGTGCTGGCAGCACCCAGACCGCCTTTCTGGAGTGTGGCCATAGCCAGGGCTCAGCAGGGGCTCCAGCACACAGCGGGGCCCATGGCCCACTCAGCAGGTGCCGTGCCCTCTTTTCTCTTCCAGGTGAACCTGAACACCATCAAGCGTTGCCTTCTCATCAACTACAACCCTGACTCCCAGGAGCTGGATTTCCGTCACTAGTGAGTTCTCAGTGGGGAGTGGGTGGGCGGGTGGGGGGTGCATGGCCCCATGTGCGACTGATGACAGCACAGCTGCTGAGACTCTGTGATTGCTCAGTCTCAAAGTAAACGCGCTGACGCACTGAAAAGGGTTGGCAGGGTAGGGCtgacctgtgaccccatggctcctGACCCCCATccttgcctccctcccacccctgcagcaGCATCAAGGTGGTCCCTGTGGGTGCCAGTCGTGGGATGAAGAAGCTTCTCCAGGAGAAGTTCCCCAACATGAGTCGCCTGCAGGACATCAGTGAACTGCTGGCCACGTGAGGAGAGCTTGGGCTGGCGGCAGGGAGGGGGGCACCACACTCCAGGGGACCCCAAAGCTGTCCTCAGAGCCAGGGAGCCCTTGCTGAGCCCCTCGTGTGCCCCATGCAGGGGTGCAGGGCTGTCGGAGAGCGAGGCAGAACCTGACGGCGAGCACAACAtcacagagctgccacaggctgTGGCGGGGCGAGGCAACATGCGGGCCCAGCAGAGCGCCGTGCGGCTCACGGAGGTGAGGCTCAGTGCGGGGCAGGCCTGGTGCTCCCCCATCCCCGAGGAAGGACTGACACCCCATCCCATCTTCTGCTGTTCCTCCAGATTGGGCCTCGGATGACGCTGGAGCTCATCAAGATCCAAGAGGGGGTCGGAGAGGGCAACGTGCTGTTTCACAGGCTCGGTGAGGGCGGGGCCAGGGGCAGAGTGGGGCCCGAGGCCTGACCACAGTGGGCTCACCTGGGTCCTGGGGGTGGAGCACTAAGTGGCCTCCTCTTCCTGCTCAGTGCACAAAACCGAGGAGGAGCTGCAGGCCATCCTGGCTGCCAAGGAGGAGAAGCTCCGGCTCAAGGCCCAGAGACAGGACCAGCAGGCCCAGAACATTCGGCGCAAGCGGGAGCAGCGAGAGGCTCACAAGTGTGTGGTCACCAGGCAGTTGAGGCAGGGTCCCAGGTGCAGGCTGCCACGTTGACCaatgtcccttctccaggaagaagagcctggcgggcatgAAGCGGGCGCGGGCAGAGGCCGATGGGGATAGCGATGCAGAGGACCCCGGGGCCCCGCCAGAGGCAGAGGGGACCAACCagcaagaggaagaagaggatgaggcTGAGTATTTCCGCCAGGCTGTGGGCGAGGAGCCTGATGAAGGTGTGTGGCAGACAGGGCTCCGGGCACCTGGGTACCACTGGCCTGTCTGTCCCTGTGCCTGGTGGCCCTGACACCGCTTCTCCCTGCAGATATGTTTCCAAAGGCAGCCAAGAGGAGGCGGCCTGCTGGGCCCCCAGGCAAGAAGCATCGGCTGAAGGAACGGAAGCTGGACCGAGGCAGTGACCGGAGATCTCAAAAGGCCAAGGGCAGGGGCCCAGGGACCCAGGCCAAAGTGGGACCCAGGAGGCCTGCCAGGAACCATGGGCAAGGTCGACCTCGGCCACCCAAGAGAGCAACCTGAGGCCAAGCCTGGGTGGCAGATGAAATGCCCCAGATTGGGGCCTGAGAGCTGCTGTGCTGAACTCCCCTCCTGGGCCTCCAGGCGCAGCCCTCGGTTTCCTTTCATAAAGGAGAGCTGCTTTCCCACCTTCCCCTCTAATAAACTCATTTCTCATGAGGCTGAGTCTGCGTTTGAAATGGCGAGCTTGCTTTCTGCTCCACACCCAGGCCCCTGTCTGCACCTGGGCAGTGGACGTGCAAGACCTTATTTCATACGCCAGGGTGACACAGGTGTGACCCTCCTGTGGTGCCCTGGGGTCCTGGACCCCTCCCCAGCCTACCCAGTGCCCCCACAGCAGATGAACCAGCTCTGGAGGTTGGGTGCTGTCAGAAGGAGGGAAGCAGGAAGTGGAAGTGAGGCGTGTGCCCAGACCCGTTTCTCGAGCTGAAGGTGGTGCGGCCAGGAAGGGGAGGGGCCAGTGGCTTGTGTCTCAGAAGGGACCACGCTGCACGAGGCAAAGTGCGGCTGCAGACCCAGAGGCAGGCATGCGGGCCCTAGCCAGCAACATCTCAGGTGAGGAGCCAGCGCTACCGTGCTAGTGAAGCCAGGCACATCCAGGGCCTTGGGGGTGGAGGTGGCCAGCTCCTAGAGGGTGGTGGGGAGATGGGTAAGGAATCACTGCTGGGCTCGCTTCCTCCCAGACAAAAGGGATGGGATAGGAAAGCAGAAGTGAAAGTGGCGGAGCCGTCTGGGTCACGGAAGGGGTACGTGCACAGAGCTTATGGCCAGCCTGCTGGACCAGCCAGGAGTCCAGGCCATTCCTCAGCAAGCTGAGGCTGAGGGGGGTGTGTGAAGGACAGACTAGAGAACTCAGCTCCCCTATGCTGCTGTGTCCCAGGTGCTGGCATGGGGAGCCCAGGAGCACAGCACTTCTACCCTCGGGAGGGAAAGTTGTGGGGATTTTTCTTACAGTGGTCATATGGATGGGGATAGAGCTATGGAGGAAAAATAAGCAGGGTAGGGGGCCACGGGGAGCAGTCGCCAGGTTTGGGTCTTCTCAGGATCAGAGACCAGAAGGTGAGGGGGATTGCCTCCAGGGGTGCCTGGTGCATCAgtgagtgcaaaggccctgaggtaggttTTGCCCTAAGAAACAGCCAGGACATCATGGTTGGTGGGAGCGGGAACGTGCGTGGGGTGGGAGCGGTAGCTTCCTCGGGGCATTGTGGGAAGGGATGAgcactggtttttccagtgagcaCCGATCTTTCTTCCAGGTAGGTAGGGAGTCTGGAAGTATATGGTTGTGACCTGACTCAGGTGCCCTTTGGAGGCTGAGAGAGAACAGATGGATGATGAGGGTGGGAGCAGGGACACCAAGGTGGACCAGACTACTGGCCCAGATAGATGGTGACACTTGGGGTGACAAACTGACATGTGGGACTTAGGAGTTGTAGAGGGTCTGGCGGGTGGGGGTCCTCCCCCTCCCTCGGGCTCATGCTTCTCCGCCCCAGGCCCTGAGGGTTCTGGTGGTCAATGCCAGGTCATGTGCATCCCCGGTTCTTGCCCCAGGACACAGAGCCTAATGGACTCTGGGCTTCTAATCTTCCTTGGCCTGAGTCCCTCTGTACACAGGTGCTGTAGCTGGCACTCCCCCTCCTGGGTGTGGAAAAGCACTCTGGAAACATGCCCACAAGGGGCTCCTGGCACACAATAGGCAAGGGTGCCAGAGCGGGAGCCACAGTGAGGGACCGGGCTGTGCCACACCCTCTGCTCACAGGTGCCATGCGGTGCCCAGTCAACTTCTCGGAGGCTGCGGATCGCATCCTCAGCGGCCTCCAGCAGGACTTTCTGTGGCCCATGCTGGCAGCCGAGTTCCTGGTGGCCTTGGCCGGCAATAGCCTGGCCCTGTACCGCTTCTGCAGCCGGGAGCAGCGCCCTTGGCCCCCAGCTGTGATCTTCTCGGCCCAGCTGGCGGTCAGCGACCTGCTCTACGCCCTGACGCTGCCCCCCCTGGCTGCCTACTTCTACCCGCCCAAGCACTGGCGCTACGGGGAGGTTGCCTGCCGCCTGGAGCGCTTCCTCTTCACCTGCAACATGCTGGGTAGCGTCATCTTCATCACCTGCATCAGCCTCAACCGCTACATGGGCATCGTCCACCCCTTCTTCACCCACAGCCAACTGCGGCCCAAGCACGCCTGGGCCGTCAGCGCTGCTGGCTGGACTCTGGCGGTCCTGCTTGCTGCCCCCACGCTCAGCTTCTCTCACCTGAGCCAGTCCCAGCAGAAAGGCCAGTGCTCTGTGGCCAGCCCGGGGGCCTGTACCAAGTGCCTGGGGACAGCGGATGAAAGCCAGCTCGAGGCCTACTGGGTCTACCACCTGCTGCTGGCGACCCTGGGCTGTGGCCTGCCGCTGTTGCTGACCCTGGCAGCCTACAGCGCCCTGGTGCGGGCCGTGCAGCACAGCCACGGCATGACGGCGGCCAGCAAGCTGCAGGTCACAGTGCTGGTGGCCAGCGGAGTGGTCCTCTACGC is a window of Muntiacus reevesi chromosome 1, mMunRee1.1, whole genome shotgun sequence DNA encoding:
- the PPAN gene encoding suppressor of SWI4 1 homolog isoform X1; translated protein: MGQSGRSRHQKRARAQAHLRNLEAYAAQPHSFVFARGRVGRSVQQLSMDLRRVMEPLTATRLQIRKKNSLKDCVAVAGPLGVTHFLIVSKTETNVYFKLMRLPGGPTLTFRINKYTLVRDVVSSLRRHRMHEQQFAHPPLLVLNSFGPHGMHVKLMATMFQNLFPSINVHKVNLNTIKRCLLINYNPDSQELDFRHYSIKVVPVGASRGMKKLLQEKFPNMSRLQDISELLATGAGLSESEAEPDGEHNITELPQAVAGRGNMRAQQSAVRLTEIGPRMTLELIKIQEGVGEGNVLFHRLVHKTEEELQAILAAKEEKLRLKAQRQDQQAQNIRRKREQREAHKKKSLAGMKRARAEADGDSDAEDPGAPPEAEGTNQQEEEEDEAEYFRQAVGEEPDEDMFPKAAKRRRPAGPPGKKHRLKERKLDRGSDRRSQKAKGRGPGTQAKVGPRRPARNHGQGRPRPPKRAT
- the PPAN gene encoding suppressor of SWI4 1 homolog isoform X2, whose protein sequence is MMTLVPLSCHDSGFKKLMRLPGGPTLTFRINKYTLVRDVVSSLRRHRMHEQQFAHPPLLVLNSFGPHGMHVKLMATMFQNLFPSINVHKVNLNTIKRCLLINYNPDSQELDFRHYSIKVVPVGASRGMKKLLQEKFPNMSRLQDISELLATGAGLSESEAEPDGEHNITELPQAVAGRGNMRAQQSAVRLTEIGPRMTLELIKIQEGVGEGNVLFHRLVHKTEEELQAILAAKEEKLRLKAQRQDQQAQNIRRKREQREAHKKKSLAGMKRARAEADGDSDAEDPGAPPEAEGTNQQEEEEDEAEYFRQAVGEEPDEDMFPKAAKRRRPAGPPGKKHRLKERKLDRGSDRRSQKAKGRGPGTQAKVGPRRPARNHGQGRPRPPKRAT
- the P2RY11 gene encoding P2Y purinoceptor 11, encoding MRALASNISGAMRCPVNFSEAADRILSGLQQDFLWPMLAAEFLVALAGNSLALYRFCSREQRPWPPAVIFSAQLAVSDLLYALTLPPLAAYFYPPKHWRYGEVACRLERFLFTCNMLGSVIFITCISLNRYMGIVHPFFTHSQLRPKHAWAVSAAGWTLAVLLAAPTLSFSHLSQSQQKGQCSVASPGACTKCLGTADESQLEAYWVYHLLLATLGCGLPLLLTLAAYSALVRAVQHSHGMTAASKLQVTVLVASGVVLYASSYVPYYVTAALNMYARLRWRALCPGFESEAAAEKALAWRMYLAHQVTRGLVPLAICIHPLLYMAVVPSLDCCRQCCPGCGQGQTPGDTACQALPLNVTAIPKPQGSSLPN